The Oleiphilus messinensis DNA segment TAGTCGTAAACGGGCTCATTCAGCAAGGCTTGTTGAGGGCCTTTGGTGATGAGAGCAGTTTTACGCCGCACAGCAACAAAGCGACGTGACCGCTCCCATTGACCGCATTGATGGAAAAAGTCACACTGTTCCCAATCGGTATGACCCGGTACTCGTTGCCAAGCTTGCTTGTCCAACAAAGCGGCAAGGCCTTTGAGTTTCACTTTAATCAGGTAACCATGGCGAGCCTGATCCAGCCAGTCCATGAGCTCTCCAACAAAGAATCCTGAATCACCTCGGAATAGCAGCCGCATTTTGGGTGGCATCTGCGCAGAAAGTTGCTGCATGAAGCCTACAATGCCGTTGCTGGTGTAGGTGCTGCCACTGCGCAACCATGCTTGCAAAATTTCTTTGGTGTGGCTGCAAAAGGCAACCAGTGGATGATAAGAATTAGAGCCTTTTTTCGTTGGGTTGTAGCCTTTTTCAGCACCTTCCTGTTGACCGTAAACGGTTTTGACAGTCGAGTCCACATCAATCCAGCCTCGATAGAGGGTTCCGGGCAACCAAGTACCGGACTTCAATGCTCTATGCCAAATTCCCTGACGCAAGGTGTGATTAATCTGTTCGAGCTGGGTGACATGCTTGAGCTTTCCACGACGGAAAATACGACCCAATGTACTGTCATCTGGAATCGATAGCCACCCCCCCACTTCACGCAGCACCTGATCTGCCCACACAGAAACCACCTTCCTGAGCGAAGTGGCACCGGCGATGATGCCGATAATCGTTAGGTAGATTGAGTCGCCCAAGCTGTAACGAGCCGTGTTGCCGCGTTGCAAATCAAGATGCTTCTGGCAAGCCTCGGTAAAACCGATGTGATCGAGGAAATGCATGGCAGGGATAATGCCAGCTTGACTAGTCAGCTTTTTTCCGGTGTGTTGATAGCGAATTTTTGCGGCTGGTTTTTTGGCACTTTTATGGGTATTCTTGATCATGAAAAAGGTGACTCTGATGTGCTTGGTTGTTTGATGATAACCAATTGAATCAAATCGCCTTTTTCTTTTCAAGTACAATGTTGTTTGCAGAATTTAGGTTGAATATAAAAAAATTTATTGAAAAGGTTTCGAGACTCAAAATAAAGAGACGCAAATACGACTGTTATGCTCCGTCAAGCGACATTCGGCCG contains these protein-coding regions:
- a CDS encoding IS1380 family transposase codes for the protein MIKNTHKSAKKPAAKIRYQHTGKKLTSQAGIIPAMHFLDHIGFTEACQKHLDLQRGNTARYSLGDSIYLTIIGIIAGATSLRKVVSVWADQVLREVGGWLSIPDDSTLGRIFRRGKLKHVTQLEQINHTLRQGIWHRALKSGTWLPGTLYRGWIDVDSTVKTVYGQQEGAEKGYNPTKKGSNSYHPLVAFCSHTKEILQAWLRSGSTYTSNGIVGFMQQLSAQMPPKMRLLFRGDSGFFVGELMDWLDQARHGYLIKVKLKGLAALLDKQAWQRVPGHTDWEQCDFFHQCGQWERSRRFVAVRRKTALITKGPQQALLNEPVYDYFCYVTTERLSPWQAHTTYGKRATCETWLDEAKNQMGLAQIKSHDFMASSLIFQCAVLAYNTVRWMALLSDNDELKRWEIQTIRTFLVRTAGQLLRGGNQLKVNVPSNHLHPTPWADWLKLSFIH